A genomic window from Glycine max cultivar Williams 82 chromosome 17, Glycine_max_v4.0, whole genome shotgun sequence includes:
- the LOC100306418 gene encoding ribosomal protein L36: protein MKVRSSVKKMCEFCQIVKRRGRIYVICSGNPKHKQRQGMATFASEGPSRPVSSETSSWKMGIKPAQIARPGLISNTPQRHSLSMLYGWRVGLASILSMK from the exons ATGAAGGTGCGGTCATCTGTGAAGAAGATGTGTGAATTTTGTCAGATAGTTAAGCGCCGGGGACGAATCTATGTGATTTGCTCTGGGAACCCTAAGCACAAGCAACGACAGGGCATGGCAACATTTGCAAGTGAAGGCCCATCTCGACCAGT GTCCTCGGAAACAAGTAGCTGGAAGATGGGGATAAAGCCTGCTCAAATTGCGCGACCAGGTCTGATTTCTAATACCCCTCAAAGGCACAGCTTGTCTATGTTGTATGGATGGAGGGTGGGATTGGCCTCTATTCTGTCTATGAAGTAG